The region AACGCACCTGCCGAGTGAGATGGACGGGACGGACGACGGACGAGACAACGGAGGCCCCTTATGACGACTCTTCCCGATCGGCCGAACACCGCCCTGCTCGTCATCGACGTCCAGAACGGGGTGGTGGCGGGCGCGCACCGGCGCGACGAGGTGGTCGCGAACATCGACACCCTGGTCGGCAAGGCTCGCGCGGAGGACGTGCCGGTGGTGTGGGTGCAGCACTCGGACGACCAGCTCAAGCGCGACAGCGAGAGCTGGCAGTACGTGCCGGAACTGGTCCGCCGCGATGCCGAGCCCCTCGTCCACAAGAACTACGGCGACTCGTTCGAGGACACCGACCTCGAGGCGCTGCTCGCCGAGCGCGGGGTGGGCCGGCTGGTCGTCACGGGCGCGCAGACCGACATGTGCATCCGTTCCACCCTGCACGGGGCCTTCGTACGCGGGTACGACGTGACGTTGGTCGGTGACGCACACACGACGGAGGACCTCAGCGCGTACGGCGCGCCGCCGCCGGAGCAGGTGATCGCGCACACCAACCTCTACTGGACGTGGCAGAGCGCACCCGGGCGGCGCGGGGGCACCGTCGGCACGGCGGACGTGTCCTTCGAGGCGGTCGTCGAGGACTGAGCCGTTCTGATCTGATCGGCGGCCATCGGCGGTCGCCGCGCGTCAGCCGTTCGTCCGCGCGGCTTGTTCGACGGCGTGGCCGAGGGAGAACAGGCCTTCCAAACGGTCCGGGTGGCCCACGAGTTGGAGGCCCAGGGGCATGCCCTGGGCGTCCCGGTGGCCCGGTACGGTCACGGCCGGGAGGCCGAGGAGCTGCCAAGGGAGGCTCAGGACGGGCGACCCGGTGACCGTCAGGCCCTTCGGGGCGGCACCCGGGGCGGCCGGGCCGAGCACGGCGTCCACGTCGCCGAGCAGTGCCAGCACCGCGGAGCGCTCCCGCCGCCCGACGGCACGGCATCCAGCTCCCGGGCGGCGCCCAGCGCTCCGTCCCGGTCCACCCGCACTCACGCCCGTACGTCGGACTCCGTACGGTCGAGGCGCTCCAGCGCGCCGGCGATCACCTCGGCCGCGCTCAGCTCGCCCCGGGCCACGCCCGCCGTCAGGGCCGACAGGGTCCTTATCCGGCGGTCCTCATCCGGCAGCCCTCATCTAGCGCGATGCGAGTGCGGCGAAGGCCTCGTCGATCAGATCGTCGAGGTCGAGGGTGCCGTCGGAGTCGGTCCAGTGGTTGACGGCGATGTTCAGACAGTCGACCGCGGCGGCGGCCCGCACCAGCGGGCCCAGGGCCGAGGGCCGCGAGGGGCCCGCGCGCTCGGCGAGGGCCTCGGCGATGACCGGGCGCCAGCCGTTCTGCTTCTCCATGCTGCGCGTGCACAGCGCGGGGGTCTTCATGATCAGACGGGACAGCGCGAGCGCGCCGGCCGGGTCCTGCCGGTGGTGCTCGACGACCGTGCCCAGGGCGTGTCGCAGCGCCGTCCAGTCGTCCTCGCCGGCCGGGCGGGCGCGCAGCGCGTCGGCGATCCGTCCGCCCTGGGCGTCCACCGCGTCGAGGACCGCGTCCTCCTTGGTGCCGAAGTAGCGCAGGAAGGTGCTGCGGGACACCCCGGCCGCCGCGGCCAGGTCGTTGGCGGTGACGTTCTCGAAGCCCTCGCGACGGAACAGCTCGAAGGCCACCTGGGCCAACTCGGCCCGGACGGCGGCCCGTGCGATGTCCCTCGTGCTCGTACGCGCTGCTCCGTTCACCTCGGGATCGTACCGCTCACCCGCTCCCCGCTCGCCATAGTGAGTAACGGACGCTAATGTGACACTGAGTCTCATGATTGACATATGGATTCACTCTTGATCGATCTACTTCACCTCACCTCAGAGGGAGAACCCACCGTGACGAAGACCCTTGGACTCATCGGCAGCGGCATGATCGGCGGCGGGCTGGCCCGCCTCGCCGTGGCGGCCGGACTGGACGTCGTACTCAGCAACTCGCGCGGACCGCAGACACTCACCGGCCTCGTCGCCGAACTCGGCGGGCACGCGCGCGCGGCCACCCCCGAGGAGGCCGCCCGCGCCGGTGACCTGGTGGTGGCGACCGTGCCGCTGAAGGCCTACGACCGGTTGCCCGCGGCGGCTCTCGCGGGCAAGGTCGTGATCGACACCATGAACCACTACCCGGACCGCGACGGCCGCATCGCCGATCTGGACGCGGGCGGGCCGACCTCCAGCGCCCTGGTCCAGCGCCACCTGGCCGACTCCCGAGTGGTCAAGGCGTTCAACAGCATCGACTTCCGGCGCCTGTTCCTCTCCGCCCGGCCCTCCGGCGCCCCCGACCGTAGCGCCCTGCCCCTCGCCGGTGACGACGCGGCCGCCAAGGCGCGGGTGGCCGAGTTGCTGGACGCCCTCGGGTACGACGCGGTGGACATCGGCACGCTCGCCGACAGTTGGCGCAGCGAGCCGGGCACCCCGGTCTACGTGCAGCCCTACCTCGCGGCGCGGCCCGAGGGGCTGAGCCAGGAGGAGGCACAGCGCTGGTTCTTCGAGACCCCGGGCGTTCCGGTGCCCGCCGACCGGGTCAAGGAGCTGACCGACGCGGCCGTACGGCGCCCGGCGGGCGAAGCCCGGGCCACCCTCGCCCGCGACTGAGCGACGGAGAAGAACGGAAACAGAGCGGAAAAGAGGGGCGGGCCACCGGTGGGGGATGTCCGGTGGCCCGCCCCTGCCGGGGGTGGATGGCTGGATCAGCCGACGTCGGAGGCGTCCAGGCGGTACAGGCCGCCGGTGCTCGACGTGGAAGACGTAGAGGATGCAGAGGACGTGGAAGAAGAGGTGGTCGAGGACGAACCGGAGCTGTAGGCCGAGGACTTGACGGCCGTGCCGTGTGCCTTGACCCAGGTGGCGATCTCGGAGTTCGTGCCCTGTCCGCCGTCGCTGCTGACGATGATGTAGTGCAGCTTGCCGGACTTCACCAGGCTCTTGAGCTTGGTGAGGGTCATGGCGTTGTCGCTGCCGGACCAGCCGCCCATGGAGATGACGGGCTGCCCGGACTCCAGGATGTACGCGACCACGTCCGCCTCGGACCGGCTCCACACGTACTTCAGCGCGCGGCCCCGGCCCTTGGCCGCCAGGTGGACGGCGTGGACGTGCGGAAGACGGGCCGTCAGCCCGGTCGCCGCCAGGACGTGTGCCTCGTTGTGGACCGGCACCACGACCTCGACCGACCGCTGCCGGACGCCTCCCGCGTTCGTTTCGTCCATGGCCCCGACGATCCGGGCCGGATCTGGGCCGTCGCTGAGCCCGCGCTGAGGGAAGGATGAGAATCAGGGAACTCACAGCTTCCGCACAGCCGGGCCCTGGCGGGTCACAGGAAGACCGGTGAACAGCCCGTAAGCGCAAGTCAGTTGTGGATGGACGAAGCGATCAACTCGTCGATCAGAGTGATCAGTACGTCCCGGCACGACCCGCGCTCACGGGCGTCGCAGAGCAGCACGGGGGTCCGTTTCGGCAGGGCCAGGGCGTCGCGGATCTCCTCGGGGGTGTACGGGTGCTGCCCGTGGAAGCCGTTGACGCCGACGACGAAGGGAATGCCGCGCCGCTCGAAGAAGTCGATGGCGGCGAAACTGGACTCCGGCCTGCGGACGTCGATGAGGACCACGGCGCCCAGGGCGCCGATCGCGAGGTCGTTCCACATGAACCAGAACCGCTGCTGGCCCGGGGTGCCGAAGAGGTACAGGACCAGTTCGGGGCTGAGGGTGATCCGCCCGAAGTCCAGGGCCACGGTGGTGGCCCGCTTCGCCTCGATGCCGTCGAGGTCGTCGACGTTCAGACCGGCGGAGGTGAGGGGTTCCTCGGTGCGCAGCGGGACGATCTCGCTGACCGCCCCGACCATGGTCGTCTTGCCGACGCCGAACCCTCCGGCGATCAGTATCTTGACCGCGTCGGGAGCGGGGGGTGCGTCGGGTGCCGAAGTCCCGCGCGCGGCGGGGTCAGAGCCGGCCAAGGCCGTCCCTCACTTTCTGCAGCAGGTCCAGGTCCGGGGTACGGGAGACGAGACGCGGAGCCTGGACGGTGATCCGGCCCGCCTCCAGCAGATCGCAGAGCAGGATCACGACCACGCTCACCGGCAGGTCGAGTTCGGCGGCGAGTTCCGCCACCACGATGGGCTTCGCGCACAGCCGCAGGATCCGGGCGTGCTCGGGCTGCGGCCGGGTGGCGCCCTCGGGCGGCGGATCCACCGCGGTCACCGACGTGATGAGGGTGAAGTCGGCGCGGCTGGGCCGGGTGCGGCCTCCAGTCAGCGTGAACGGCCGTACCAGTCGGCCGGCCGCGTCGCCTTCGCTCACCTCACTCGCCGTTGTCGGCCGCGGCGGCGACGCCCGCACGAGGTGCTGCCCTGAGGTGCTCGCCGATCTTCTTCACCAGCATGTTCATCTGGTACGCCACCACGCCGACGTCCGCGCCCTGGTTGGTGAGCACGGCGAGATGGGCGCCGGGGCCCGCGGCGGTGAGGATCAGATAGCTGTCGCGCATCTCGATCAGCGCCTGGCGCACCGGACCGCCGCGGAAGTCCATGCTGACGCCCTTGCTGAGGCTCATCAGGCCGGACGCGGTCGCCGCCAGCCGTTCGGCGTCGTCGCGGACGAACGCCGTGGACTTGCTGACGACCAGTCCGTCCTCGGAGAGCACGACGGCGTGGTTCACATCGGCGACCCGTTCCACCAGTCCGGTGAGCAGCTGGTCGAGCTGGCTGTGTGTGGCGGTGCTGGGGCGTGTCATTTCTCTGTCCTTCACGAGCGGTCGGCGGGCGGAGTCCACGAGCGGTCTGCGGGCTGGGTCGGGGCCGGGTCCTCCCCGTGGTCGTACGACGGTTCCTCGCCACCGTGGTCGTACGACAGCTCCTCGTCGTCGCGGGCCCGGAGCGTCCCGCGCTGGAAGCCCGCGAGTGAGGAGGCGGCGCGTTCCGCGGTGAAGTCGGCGAGGTCGGTGGCGTCCTTGTCGTCGGCCTCGGCGGGCGCCGCCTCCTCCCGCAGCTCCGTGGCCAGGCTGGTCTGCGGCACCCGGCGCGGCAGCGGAGCAAGTCCGTCGCGGCCGGCGGCGCCCTGAGCGGGGCCGGAGCGGGGCGCGGCGGAGTCGGTCGTGCGGGCCCGGGCGGAGGGGGCTGCCTCCTCCGCACGTTCATGGGGCCGGCGCTCCGGGACCGCGTCGTCGGCGGAGCCCTTCGCCGCCACGACCCCCGCCGGTACCGCGACCTCCGCGTCGGCGGCGGGGGAGTCGGGGGTCTCGCGGACCACGATGTCGTGCGGGATCAGCACGATCGCGGTGGTCCCGCCGTACGGCGAGGAGCGCAGGGTGACGGCGATGCCGTGCCGGGTGGCGAGCCGCGCGATCACGAACATGCCGAGCCGCAGGTCGTCGGCGAGTGCCACCACGTCGAACTGCGGGGCCACCGCCAACTGGGCGTTGAACGCGGTGTAGTCCTCCTCGGACAGGCCCAGGCCCCGGTCCTCGATCTCGACGGCCAGTCCCTTGGCCACCATCGCGGCCCGCACCCCCACCGGGCTGGGCGCGGGGGAGTAGGTGGTCGCGTTGTCGATGAGTTCGGCCAGCAGATGGATGACGTCGGCCACCGCGGGCGGGCTCACGTACACCTCGTCGTCGGTGTGCACGTCCACCCGCTGGTACTGGGCGACCTCACCGACGGCGCTGCGCAGGATGTCGATCAGCGCGACCGGTTCGGTCCAGCTGCGCCGGGGCTGCTCGCCGCTGATGATGACGAGGTTCTCCTCGTAGCGGCGGAGCTGGCTGGCGGTGGAATCGAGTTCGTACAGGCCCTTGAGGATCCCGGGGTCCTGGTGCTCGCGTTCCAGCGCGTCGAGCTTGCTGAGCTGAAGGTTGACCAGGTTCTGGCTCTGCCGGGCGATGCCGAGGATCACCTTCTGGAAGCCGCGTCGGGTGTCGGCGAGTTCCACCGCGGTGTACACCGCCGTGCGCTGGGCGGTGTTGAACGCCTTGGCCACCTGGCCGAGTTCGTCCTCGCCGTAGTCCAGGGGCGGGGTGGCGGACTCCACGTCGACCTTTTCGCCCCGGTTCAGCCGGGTGACCACGTCGGGCAGCCGTTCCTCGGCGAGGCTGAGCGTGGCCATCCTGAGACCGCGCAGCCGCCGGGAGAGGGAGCGGGTGATGCGCCAGGACATCACGACGCACACCAGCAGGGCGACGAGTCCGCCGGCGCTCAGCGCGGCCGCCTTGATCAGCAGGCTGTGCGCCTTGTCGGCGCTGCGGTCGAGCAGTTGCGTGGTCTGCTGCTGGATCAGGTTCGTGTACTGGTCGGAGATCCTGCCGAGCGCGGTGTTCCAACGGGCGTGCGCGTCGGGCAGGTCGACCGTCCTGGCCACCCGGCCGTGAGCCGTCCGGGCCGCGATGATCTGGTCCTCGACGGTCTCCAGGGTCTTCCAGTCCTGGCTCTGGAGGACCCGTTCGACCTGGTCCTTCACGGTGCCGTGCAGCGAGTTGAGGACCTGGCTCTGGAAAACCCAGCGGCGCACGTCGACCCGCTGGGCGAACTCCTGCCACGACTGCTCGTCGAGCTTTCCCGAGGGCCAGGCCAGCGCGATCTCGGCGTCCTCCTGGGCGACCAGCTCCGCCGCGTTCCCCACCGTGATCAGCGGCCCCGCCTGCGAGGTGAGGTCGCCGTCGTCGACCTGGGAGAGTTCCTGGAAGGCCTGGATCTGGTCGCCGATGATCGAGGTGTACTGGTCCAGGGCCTGCTGGGCGGTGATGTCGGTGGGGTGGTCCACCTGTCCCCGGTAGTACTCCAGGCTTCCCACCGAGGCGATGACCGAGTACATCCGGTCGCCGATCCGGGCGGGCGCGTTCTTGAAGTCCTCGGACCGGCGCACCAGTTTCGCGACCGCGACGTCCGTGCGCCTGCGCTGCCGGTCCAGGGCGGCCCGGGAACCGTGCGGCGAGGCCATCCAGGCGGCCGACAGGCTGCGCTCCTGTTGCAGCGCGAGCGTCGCCTCGGTGCCCATGGCACCCGTCGACCGGCTCAGTCCCGTCTGTTCGCGCAGTCGCAGCCCCTCCGAGAAGATCTGCGTCGTCGTCACACCCCACATGGCGGCGAGAGTGACGCTGGGGACCAGCGCCAGCAGGATCAGGGAGAGACGTATGGAGCCGAGACGGCGCCGGGCACCGGTCCGTGGAGACATCGTCGTCCTAGAGCGATCAGCGATGAGAGGGTGCGCAGGATGCTATCCGTACAAGTGACCGTACGCACCGTGAGGGACGGAAAACCTTGCTGACGCCTGCGGGTGGCAGCGCTTCAGCGGGTCCCGTTCGCCGCGAACTTCGCGACCGAGGCGACGTTCTCCTTGGTGACGAACGCGGGGCCGGTGAGCACGGGAGCGGTCCCGCCGCCGCTGAAGTTGCCGTTGGAGTGGTAGAGCCAGAGCGAGTCCACGGCCAGATAGCCCTGGAGATAGGGCTGCTGATCCACCGCGAACTGCACATCCCCGTTCTGCACGGACTTCACCAGACCGCTGTTGAGGTCGAAGGTGGCGACCTGGGCCTTGCTGCCCGCGGCCTTCACCGACTTCACCGCGGCGAGCGCGAACTGCGCGCCCAGCATGACGACTTCGTCGACGCTCGGGTCCTGGCGCAGTTTGGCCGTGACGGCGGCGCCCACCGCGTCCATGTCGGTGCCGTTCACATAGAGCAGGTCGGTCTCGCCGCCGAACGTCTTCTTCACCCCGGCGCAGCGGGCCTCCAGGGCGATGTTGCCCTGTTCGTGGATGACACACAGGGCGTGCTTGGCCTTGAGCTCGTCCAGTTTGTCGCCGGTGGCCCGGCCCGCGACGCTCTCGTCCTGGCCGAAGTACTCCAGCAGGCCCTCGGACTTCCAGGCGTCGATCCCGGAGTTGAGACCGACCACCGGTATCCCCGCCGCCTTGGCCGCGCTGACCGCGCTCTGCATCGCCTCCGGCTTGGCCAGCGTCAGCGCGATGCCGTCCACCCGGTCGCGGATCGCGTCCCGCACCAGGCTCGCTTGGGCGGCGGCCTCGGAGTCGCTCGCGTACGTGAGGTCGATGTTGTCCTTGGTGGCCGCCGCCTGTGCGCCCTTGCGCACCAGTTCCCAGAACGCGTCTCCGCGGGCGCCGTGGGTGATCAGGGCGACCTTGATCCGGCCGGTGCCCGCCTTGCCCGCCGAGGCGTCGCTCGTGTCGTTCGAGCCGCCGGAGCCGGAGCAGCCGGCGGCGAGCAGACAGGCCGCGGTGACGGCGGCGACAAGGGCGGCGCGGTGCGGGGATCCGGGGAAGTGGTGAGGTGTGGGGGACATGTTCATGGGTGCGGCACCTCGCTGTGCGGCCCAGCGGCGGGTCGATGAGAGTGAGATCGGTGCGATGTCGGGATGTTGTGCACCGACTGTCGTACTTTCGTTGGGCCGGAGCCAATCGTGTGTCACACTCGGCCGTCAAGTGAGCGGGCATATGCCGGAGGTGGCCGACGCCGGGGCGTCGTCGCCGCATCGTCACTAGTTGGACGCGTGATGAGCGAGTTGGGTGGTATCGCACCTTCCGCATGGGGCACGGATGTTCAATGATGGTGCGCGGGCCTGCCGTTGGCGGACTGTTGCGTTCACACGGGGGATGACGAACGGGGGAGGACGAGATGACGCGTGAGGTTTCCGCTGTCCGTGCCGTGCTGCGTACGGGAGTGACGGGCGCCGCGGTCGTCGGCCTGTCGGCCATGTCGCTGGTCGCCGGGACCGCGTACGCGACTCCGTCCGGCCCCGGTGTCACCGCGACGGTGCTTTACCGGACCACCGTGGGGAACACGGACTACACGCTTCGGGAGATCACCATCCCGCCCGGCCAGAGCACCGGTTGGCACTACCACGACGGTCCCCTCTACGGCCTCGTGAAGAAGGGCACCCTGAGCCACTTCGACGCCACCTGCGCGCAGGACGGCTCCTACCCGGCCGGCCGTACGATCACCGAACCCCCGGGTCCCGCCCATGTGCACATCGGCCGCAACGAGGGCTCGGTCCCCGTCGTCCTGGACGTGCTGTACGTCCTGCCCCACGGCTCGCCGTTCTCGGAGGACGCGCCCAACCCGGGCTGCGACTTCCAGTAGCGCCCGACAGGCCCCAGGGCGCGATCACTCGAACGGCAGTGCCTGTTCGGCCCAGATCGTCTTTCCGGTGCCGGTGGTGCGGGTGCCCCAGCGGTCGGTGAGCTGGGCGACGAGGAGCAGCCCGCGCCCGCCCTCGTCGAAGGTGCGGGCCCGGCGCAGATGGGGTGAGGTGCTGCTGGCGTCGGAGACCTCGCAGATGAGGGTGCGGTCGCGGATGAGCCGGAGCTGGATGGGCGCGCCGCCGTAGCGGATGGCGTTGGTGACCAGTTCGCTGACGACGAGTTCGGTGACGAACGCGACCTCCTCGAGCCCCCAGCGGGCCAGCTGCTCGGTCGCGTACTGCCGGGCGGTGGCGACCTCCGCCGGATCGGCGGGCAGGTCCCACACCGCCACCTCGTCGCTGTCCAGGGTGCGGGTGCGGGCGAGCAGCAGGGCCACGTCGTCCTTGGGGTGCTTCGGCAGCAGCACCTGGAGCACGTTGTCGCAGGCCTCGTCCAGATTTCCGGCGGGGACCGTCAGC is a window of Streptomyces sp. NBC_00271 DNA encoding:
- a CDS encoding cysteine hydrolase family protein; the encoded protein is MTTLPDRPNTALLVIDVQNGVVAGAHRRDEVVANIDTLVGKARAEDVPVVWVQHSDDQLKRDSESWQYVPELVRRDAEPLVHKNYGDSFEDTDLEALLAERGVGRLVVTGAQTDMCIRSTLHGAFVRGYDVTLVGDAHTTEDLSAYGAPPPEQVIAHTNLYWTWQSAPGRRGGTVGTADVSFEAVVED
- a CDS encoding TetR/AcrR family transcriptional regulator, whose protein sequence is MNGAARTSTRDIARAAVRAELAQVAFELFRREGFENVTANDLAAAAGVSRSTFLRYFGTKEDAVLDAVDAQGGRIADALRARPAGEDDWTALRHALGTVVEHHRQDPAGALALSRLIMKTPALCTRSMEKQNGWRPVIAEALAERAGPSRPSALGPLVRAAAAVDCLNIAVNHWTDSDGTLDLDDLIDEAFAALASR
- a CDS encoding NADPH-dependent F420 reductase; translation: MTKTLGLIGSGMIGGGLARLAVAAGLDVVLSNSRGPQTLTGLVAELGGHARAATPEEAARAGDLVVATVPLKAYDRLPAAALAGKVVIDTMNHYPDRDGRIADLDAGGPTSSALVQRHLADSRVVKAFNSIDFRRLFLSARPSGAPDRSALPLAGDDAAAKARVAELLDALGYDAVDIGTLADSWRSEPGTPVYVQPYLAARPEGLSQEEAQRWFFETPGVPVPADRVKELTDAAVRRPAGEARATLARD
- a CDS encoding GTP-binding protein — its product is MAGSDPAARGTSAPDAPPAPDAVKILIAGGFGVGKTTMVGAVSEIVPLRTEEPLTSAGLNVDDLDGIEAKRATTVALDFGRITLSPELVLYLFGTPGQQRFWFMWNDLAIGALGAVVLIDVRRPESSFAAIDFFERRGIPFVVGVNGFHGQHPYTPEEIRDALALPKRTPVLLCDARERGSCRDVLITLIDELIASSIHN
- a CDS encoding DUF742 domain-containing protein translates to MSEGDAAGRLVRPFTLTGGRTRPSRADFTLITSVTAVDPPPEGATRPQPEHARILRLCAKPIVVAELAAELDLPVSVVVILLCDLLEAGRITVQAPRLVSRTPDLDLLQKVRDGLGRL
- a CDS encoding roadblock/LC7 domain-containing protein — protein: MTRPSTATHSQLDQLLTGLVERVADVNHAVVLSEDGLVVSKSTAFVRDDAERLAATASGLMSLSKGVSMDFRGGPVRQALIEMRDSYLILTAAGPGAHLAVLTNQGADVGVVAYQMNMLVKKIGEHLRAAPRAGVAAAADNGE
- a CDS encoding sensor histidine kinase; this encodes MSPRTGARRRLGSIRLSLILLALVPSVTLAAMWGVTTTQIFSEGLRLREQTGLSRSTGAMGTEATLALQQERSLSAAWMASPHGSRAALDRQRRRTDVAVAKLVRRSEDFKNAPARIGDRMYSVIASVGSLEYYRGQVDHPTDITAQQALDQYTSIIGDQIQAFQELSQVDDGDLTSQAGPLITVGNAAELVAQEDAEIALAWPSGKLDEQSWQEFAQRVDVRRWVFQSQVLNSLHGTVKDQVERVLQSQDWKTLETVEDQIIAARTAHGRVARTVDLPDAHARWNTALGRISDQYTNLIQQQTTQLLDRSADKAHSLLIKAAALSAGGLVALLVCVVMSWRITRSLSRRLRGLRMATLSLAEERLPDVVTRLNRGEKVDVESATPPLDYGEDELGQVAKAFNTAQRTAVYTAVELADTRRGFQKVILGIARQSQNLVNLQLSKLDALEREHQDPGILKGLYELDSTASQLRRYEENLVIISGEQPRRSWTEPVALIDILRSAVGEVAQYQRVDVHTDDEVYVSPPAVADVIHLLAELIDNATTYSPAPSPVGVRAAMVAKGLAVEIEDRGLGLSEEDYTAFNAQLAVAPQFDVVALADDLRLGMFVIARLATRHGIAVTLRSSPYGGTTAIVLIPHDIVVRETPDSPAADAEVAVPAGVVAAKGSADDAVPERRPHERAEEAAPSARARTTDSAAPRSGPAQGAAGRDGLAPLPRRVPQTSLATELREEAAPAEADDKDATDLADFTAERAASSLAGFQRGTLRARDDEELSYDHGGEEPSYDHGEDPAPTQPADRSWTPPADRS
- a CDS encoding substrate-binding domain-containing protein → MNMSPTPHHFPGSPHRAALVAAVTAACLLAAGCSGSGGSNDTSDASAGKAGTGRIKVALITHGARGDAFWELVRKGAQAAATKDNIDLTYASDSEAAAQASLVRDAIRDRVDGIALTLAKPEAMQSAVSAAKAAGIPVVGLNSGIDAWKSEGLLEYFGQDESVAGRATGDKLDELKAKHALCVIHEQGNIALEARCAGVKKTFGGETDLLYVNGTDMDAVGAAVTAKLRQDPSVDEVVMLGAQFALAAVKSVKAAGSKAQVATFDLNSGLVKSVQNGDVQFAVDQQPYLQGYLAVDSLWLYHSNGNFSGGGTAPVLTGPAFVTKENVASVAKFAANGTR
- a CDS encoding cupin; this encodes MTREVSAVRAVLRTGVTGAAVVGLSAMSLVAGTAYATPSGPGVTATVLYRTTVGNTDYTLREITIPPGQSTGWHYHDGPLYGLVKKGTLSHFDATCAQDGSYPAGRTITEPPGPAHVHIGRNEGSVPVVLDVLYVLPHGSPFSEDAPNPGCDFQ